From the genome of Dermacentor silvarum isolate Dsil-2018 unplaced genomic scaffold, BIME_Dsil_1.4 Seq825, whole genome shotgun sequence:
ATGGGCGCGCGCCGcttgctttcctcctcgcccccctTTCTCCGGCGGCGGCGAAGCCGAGTTGGGCCGCGCGCGCCCCGGAACACGGCATTCGCTTTCCTGACTCGCtccgaagcagcagcaacagccgaaatGTCTGGACGTGGCAAGGGCGGCAAGGGGCTCGGCAAGGGTGGCGCCAAGCGTCATCGCAAGGTCTTGCGTGACAACATCCAGGGCATCACCAAGCCTGCCATCCGTCGTCTCGCTCGCCGTGGTGGTGTCAAGCGCATCTCTGGCCTGATCTACGAGGAGACGCGCGGTGTCCTCAAGGTGTTCCTCGAGAACGTGATCCGGGATGCCGTCACCTACACTGAGCACGCCAAGCGCA
Proteins encoded in this window:
- the LOC119435681 gene encoding histone H4; the protein is MGARRLLSSSPPFLRRRRSRVGPRAPRNTAFAFLTRSEAAATAEMSGRGKGGKGLGKGGAKRHRKVLRDNIQGITKPAIRRLARRGGVKRISGLIYEETRGVLKVFLENVIRDAVTYTEHAKRKTVTAMDVVYALKRQGRTLYGFGG